The following are encoded together in the Serratia sp. UGAL515B_01 genome:
- a CDS encoding fimbrial protein, translating into MFAQHLIKWPQAGLVAGFLLGANFAFVTPVLAETCQAEGNCNIPVKFTGVYKENTCEISIDGKGDDAVVQLPKIATANLQSEGSEAGSTQFNIALKACPANTNINLYFVSTGIAPDTATGNLKNVTTGVGMSAGVQVRLRNTLNNQMRIDDPSTFQQYVIPANGGEVTQHYSASYYAGTANVTSGLVNTVAGIELRYN; encoded by the coding sequence ATGTTTGCGCAACATTTAATAAAGTGGCCACAGGCTGGGCTGGTAGCTGGTTTTCTGCTTGGGGCTAATTTTGCTTTTGTGACCCCCGTGTTGGCTGAGACCTGTCAGGCAGAGGGCAACTGTAATATCCCTGTCAAATTTACTGGGGTTTACAAGGAAAATACTTGTGAAATAAGTATTGACGGCAAAGGGGATGATGCTGTTGTTCAATTGCCGAAAATAGCGACGGCGAACTTGCAAAGTGAAGGGAGTGAAGCAGGGAGTACGCAATTCAATATTGCGCTCAAAGCTTGCCCGGCAAACACGAATATCAATTTATATTTTGTATCTACCGGAATTGCCCCTGATACCGCTACCGGTAACCTGAAGAATGTGACTACGGGTGTAGGTATGAGTGCGGGGGTTCAGGTACGTTTGCGTAATACGCTTAACAACCAGATGCGTATTGATGATCCGAGCACTTTTCAACAATATGTTATTCCGGCTAACGGTGGTGAAGTGACCCAGCATTACAGTGCCAGTTACTATGCAGGAACCGCAAACGTTACTTCAGGGTTAGTAAATACTGTTGCAGGTATTGAGCTTCGTTATAATTGA
- a CDS encoding fimbrial protein — translation MLKIQHVVCALAMAVSVGANAVSSGTVTFNGELVADTCTISSDSINKIVQLPKIPTQDLNVAGAEQGSREFQLNVEACPASITQVAAHFNAIGGSAFDPTTGNLVNASTAATPAKQVQVRLYNVDGKQIRVGSTGEFFNVVNQKATMTYVGGYYATGVTTPGPVTSVASYVLAYP, via the coding sequence ATGTTAAAGATTCAACACGTTGTTTGCGCATTGGCGATGGCTGTTTCTGTAGGCGCAAACGCAGTATCTAGCGGCACAGTAACGTTCAACGGTGAGTTGGTTGCTGACACCTGTACTATTTCTAGCGACAGCATCAACAAGATCGTTCAACTGCCAAAGATCCCTACTCAGGATCTGAACGTTGCTGGTGCTGAGCAAGGCTCTCGCGAGTTCCAGCTCAATGTTGAAGCCTGCCCAGCGAGCATTACTCAGGTTGCTGCACACTTTAACGCGATTGGTGGTTCTGCTTTCGACCCAACGACCGGTAACCTGGTGAATGCGTCAACTGCAGCGACACCTGCTAAGCAAGTTCAAGTTCGTTTGTATAACGTCGACGGTAAGCAGATCCGTGTAGGTTCTACCGGTGAATTCTTCAATGTTGTTAATCAAAAAGCAACAATGACTTATGTTGGTGGTTACTACGCAACAGGCGTGACCACTCCTGGTCCGGTGACTTCTGTAGCTTCATACGTACTGGCTTACCCATAA
- a CDS encoding response regulator, translating into MEKLRVVLLDDHQVVLAGMKDYLQQLPNIIVAECFSTSSELIRYVTATPPDIIITDYNMPKDESYQDGLKFVGYLVRKFPQIKLLVLTMINNPLIVSALYDLGIAGVVYKQDPLSEMHVALKALRNHKKYYPPSFTDKNSAEKKPSLLQEKINSLSPREFEVLRYFVAGDSIANIAERLNRSAKTISLQKNSAMRKLEIESNQELIQFFTLNNIFD; encoded by the coding sequence ATGGAAAAACTACGCGTTGTATTACTTGATGATCATCAAGTCGTTTTGGCCGGTATGAAGGACTATCTTCAACAACTCCCGAACATTATTGTTGCTGAGTGCTTTTCAACATCTTCCGAACTTATACGCTACGTCACCGCAACACCACCAGATATTATTATTACTGACTATAATATGCCTAAAGATGAATCCTACCAAGATGGTTTGAAGTTCGTTGGCTATCTGGTGAGAAAATTCCCACAGATAAAACTGCTGGTGCTTACCATGATTAATAACCCATTGATCGTATCAGCGTTATATGATCTGGGCATAGCCGGTGTCGTTTACAAGCAAGATCCACTTAGTGAAATGCATGTTGCATTAAAGGCATTAAGAAACCACAAAAAATACTATCCCCCTTCTTTTACTGACAAAAATTCTGCTGAGAAAAAACCATCGCTTTTGCAGGAAAAGATTAATAGCCTTTCTCCACGCGAATTTGAAGTACTGAGATATTTTGTTGCCGGTGATTCCATTGCAAATATTGCTGAACGCCTTAATCGCAGTGCTAAAACAATTAGCTTGCAAAAAAATTCGGCGATGAGAAAACTTGAGATAGAGTCCAATCAGGAGCTTATTCAGTTTTTTACCTTGAATAATATTTTTGATTGA
- a CDS encoding TagK domain-containing protein, whose product MQLQINWPPTSQMYPVDESFTPEKAYYFCLQHGNFGLIRPAGAAGYLCFYWLRSELVMEYHSTEYICSVNSQPLLPGTRMPLRYGMAIQAGQFSLSVTPIAPLEEALAPDESRTEFDAQEEFPELENLLSHGGHYTPWQAAMAISDGAPSEEEDVLKQLSAEYKRFLLWGDQSRNFLNQDVQQENRLPARDPFLDNIMESVRDKTMVECILAEGSLIERVLEELVAFNQAEISEDEQPDLLSLLAPEHLARINRSAVSDLLYRELHKLGLDSHL is encoded by the coding sequence ATGCAACTGCAGATTAACTGGCCACCGACTTCGCAGATGTATCCGGTGGATGAGTCATTTACGCCTGAAAAGGCGTATTACTTCTGTCTGCAGCATGGGAACTTCGGCCTGATCCGCCCAGCAGGGGCCGCGGGCTACTTATGCTTTTACTGGTTGCGATCGGAACTGGTGATGGAATATCACAGTACTGAGTACATTTGTTCTGTAAATAGCCAACCGTTGTTGCCGGGTACCCGCATGCCCTTGCGTTACGGTATGGCAATCCAAGCTGGCCAGTTTAGTCTAAGCGTTACCCCAATAGCACCCCTGGAAGAAGCGCTTGCGCCTGATGAGAGTAGGACAGAGTTTGATGCACAGGAAGAGTTTCCTGAGCTTGAGAATCTGTTGAGTCACGGTGGGCACTATACGCCATGGCAGGCTGCGATGGCGATATCTGATGGGGCTCCATCGGAAGAAGAAGATGTGCTAAAGCAGCTGAGCGCTGAGTACAAACGCTTTTTACTCTGGGGCGATCAGAGTCGTAATTTTTTGAATCAGGATGTACAGCAGGAAAATCGGCTCCCCGCACGCGATCCTTTTCTCGATAATATTATGGAGAGTGTCAGGGATAAAACCATGGTGGAATGCATCCTTGCCGAAGGTAGCCTGATTGAACGTGTGTTAGAAGAGCTAGTGGCCTTTAACCAGGCAGAAATCAGCGAGGATGAACAGCCCGACTTGCTGAGTTTGCTGGCGCCGGAGCATTTGGCGAGGATTAACCGATCGGCGGTATCGGACTTGCTCTATCGGGAACTGCATAAACTCGGGCTGGACAGCCATCTTTAA
- a CDS encoding PAAR domain-containing protein has protein sequence MTLPAAKVGDATSDGGVIATGSHNVFINNLPAAIAGKSAIPCPLHGGAALATGSCSVFINSLPAGRVGDVSGCGGAVVCGSPNVFIG, from the coding sequence ATGACTCTTCCTGCAGCAAAAGTAGGGGATGCAACGTCCGATGGCGGAGTGATCGCCACCGGCTCCCACAATGTTTTCATCAACAATCTTCCTGCCGCCATAGCGGGCAAGAGTGCGATACCTTGTCCACTGCATGGTGGGGCAGCGCTCGCAACTGGCTCGTGCTCGGTATTCATCAACAGCCTGCCAGCAGGGCGTGTCGGTGATGTTAGCGGGTGTGGTGGTGCGGTTGTATGTGGTTCACCTAACGTTTTTATCGGTTAA
- a CDS encoding fimbrial protein: protein MLKIQHVVCALAMAVSVGANAVSSGTVTFNGELVADTCTISSDSINKIVQLPKIPTQDLNVAGAEQGSREFQLNVEACPASITQVAAHFNAIGGSAFDPTTGNLVNASTAATPAKQVQVRLYNVDGKQIRVGSTGEFFNVVNQKATMTYVGGYYATGATTPGPVTSVASYVLAYP, encoded by the coding sequence ATGTTAAAGATTCAACACGTTGTTTGCGCATTGGCGATGGCTGTTTCTGTAGGCGCAAACGCAGTATCTAGCGGCACAGTAACGTTCAACGGTGAGTTGGTTGCTGACACCTGTACTATTTCTAGCGACAGCATCAACAAGATCGTTCAACTGCCAAAGATCCCTACTCAGGATCTGAACGTTGCTGGTGCTGAGCAAGGCTCTCGCGAGTTCCAGCTCAATGTTGAAGCCTGCCCAGCGAGCATTACTCAGGTTGCTGCACACTTTAACGCGATTGGTGGTTCTGCTTTCGACCCAACGACCGGTAACCTGGTGAATGCGTCAACTGCAGCGACACCTGCTAAGCAAGTTCAAGTTCGTTTGTATAACGTCGACGGTAAGCAGATCCGTGTAGGTTCTACCGGTGAATTCTTCAATGTTGTTAATCAAAAAGCAACAATGACTTATGTTGGTGGTTACTACGCGACTGGCGCAACCACTCCAGGTCCGGTGACTTCTGTAGCTTCATACGTACTGGCTTACCCATAA
- a CDS encoding fimbrial protein yields the protein MLKIQHVVCALAMAVSVGANAVSSGTVTFNGELVADTCTISSDSINKIVQLPKIPTQDLNVAGAEQGSREFQLNVEACPASITQVAAHFNAIGGSAFDPTTGNLVNASAAATPAKQVQVRLYNVDGKQIRVGSTGEFFNVVNQKATMTYVGGYYATGVTTPGPVTSVASYVLAYP from the coding sequence ATGTTAAAGATTCAACACGTTGTTTGCGCATTGGCGATGGCTGTTTCTGTAGGCGCAAACGCAGTATCTAGCGGCACAGTAACGTTCAACGGTGAGTTGGTTGCTGACACCTGTACTATTTCTAGCGACAGCATCAACAAGATCGTTCAACTGCCAAAGATCCCTACTCAGGATCTGAACGTTGCTGGTGCTGAGCAAGGCTCTCGCGAGTTCCAGCTCAATGTTGAAGCCTGCCCAGCGAGCATTACTCAGGTTGCTGCACACTTTAACGCGATTGGTGGTTCTGCTTTCGACCCAACGACCGGTAACCTGGTGAATGCGTCAGCTGCAGCGACACCTGCTAAGCAAGTTCAAGTTCGTTTGTATAACGTCGACGGTAAGCAGATCCGTGTAGGTTCTACCGGTGAATTCTTCAATGTTGTTAATCAAAAAGCAACAATGACTTATGTTGGTGGTTACTACGCAACAGGCGTGACCACTCCTGGTCCGGTGACTTCTGTAGCTTCATACGTACTGGCTTACCCATAA
- a CDS encoding type VI secretion system accessory protein TagJ: MTTTNTVTISAETVDLDEWTLQAVSEVKRSPGSIEARLQLFKLYCVQADWDRALRQLDTLVKIEPESKRQSELYKNLLLSERMRELVLSGEREAGSLEGQLPAWTESLQRANALYAAGQEAEGEVQRAQALNEASARAGHGEMLGDFEWLADGDERLGPICEFICAGGYRWVPFADIELLKVSAPQGLMDLVWAPAQLVVNGKTWHGYVPARYPVQSDSDTVFKTGLETAWQQQGEGRYIGQGRKMWISNVGEYSVFEAGEIQFGAVGDEGEA, encoded by the coding sequence ATGACGACAACTAACACAGTGACTATCAGTGCTGAAACAGTAGATCTTGATGAGTGGACGCTGCAGGCCGTGAGTGAGGTTAAGCGTTCTCCGGGGAGTATTGAAGCACGGCTGCAACTGTTCAAACTGTATTGCGTCCAGGCGGATTGGGACCGTGCCTTGCGCCAGTTGGATACCTTGGTAAAGATTGAGCCGGAATCGAAGCGGCAGAGTGAACTGTATAAAAATCTGTTGCTGAGTGAGCGGATGCGTGAGCTGGTGTTGTCTGGTGAACGAGAGGCCGGTTCATTGGAAGGGCAACTGCCAGCGTGGACTGAGTCTTTGCAACGAGCAAATGCGCTATACGCCGCAGGCCAGGAAGCTGAGGGTGAAGTGCAACGAGCTCAGGCGCTCAACGAGGCTTCTGCACGGGCGGGGCATGGTGAGATGCTTGGGGACTTCGAATGGTTGGCAGACGGGGATGAACGTTTGGGGCCGATCTGCGAGTTTATCTGTGCAGGTGGCTACCGGTGGGTGCCTTTTGCCGATATTGAGTTATTGAAGGTCAGCGCACCACAGGGCTTAATGGATCTGGTATGGGCTCCAGCGCAACTAGTGGTTAATGGGAAGACCTGGCATGGTTACGTACCTGCGCGTTATCCGGTGCAGTCTGATAGTGATACCGTGTTCAAGACCGGGCTGGAAACGGCGTGGCAGCAACAAGGAGAAGGGCGTTATATTGGTCAAGGCCGCAAAATGTGGATCAGTAATGTAGGCGAGTATTCGGTGTTTGAGGCTGGTGAGATACAGTTTGGAGCCGTAGGCGATGAAGGCGAAGCGTAA
- a CDS encoding type VI secretion system baseplate subunit TssE, with product MKAKRKPFLPCLWDRLLDDEPRQQTEAWDKYHFDIRAMRAMVQRNIFDILNTANIESRLTAGRHREVASSVLNFGISPLVGGHATPHNWTIIERMIREALLRFEPRLLPESIIINLHGDKKSPVSNGVINFEIRGLVAWDPHPFDLSLGARYDIETDSASVKLNN from the coding sequence ATGAAGGCGAAGCGTAAGCCATTTTTGCCCTGTCTGTGGGACAGGTTGCTGGATGATGAGCCGAGGCAGCAAACCGAAGCCTGGGACAAATATCATTTTGATATACGTGCCATGCGTGCAATGGTTCAGCGCAATATTTTCGATATCCTTAATACAGCAAATATCGAGAGTCGTCTAACTGCAGGCAGACACCGAGAAGTGGCTTCATCGGTACTGAACTTCGGCATATCCCCCTTAGTTGGGGGACATGCAACCCCGCATAACTGGACCATAATAGAGCGAATGATCCGTGAAGCGTTGTTGCGCTTCGAGCCGCGTCTGCTGCCGGAATCGATTATTATCAACCTGCATGGCGATAAAAAATCGCCGGTAAGCAACGGGGTGATTAATTTTGAGATCCGGGGCTTGGTCGCGTGGGATCCTCACCCGTTCGATCTGTCTCTTGGTGCACGTTATGATATCGAAACAGACAGTGCTAGTGTGAAGCTGAATAATTAA
- a CDS encoding hybrid sensor histidine kinase/response regulator, whose protein sequence is MLETPFVKVTRAFRRQNLLLFVLLTITLLLLTMLFSGMVRIVSHEQTRLELDFSTLVKYSAEQERFLQQLHNHNEPLLTVSGTVEEMFKPVEVNSDRQERFFTSQRSPEHTEFSWSCSTDIDCSMLFTEMYLYGGYIADFYSVFWAPSFFPEPETYYVSARNDFNITVPAFNVSEKNILYDIDNFNKVINAVHSYLGKVAVPDCKHIENDSSHDVIWFKDITLPRKLIGLISLGEFTPSANQPTIQPECMYAVTILDPVNINILERTIYPTIQSRFWLGRHKNLWLEHSKYGTLIGEGSVPKFDRQGWHITPDGVVFKVVDNSGTWTGYYFISYVDMLKDNRWLPLSLFLLFLVSLITSLGYTRWYERRVLKPAHIAQSNLLESEAFNRTLIQTAPVALCLVSRHSGRLIFANDQALAWLEIENGQHFSANRNSKKIISKLLSTHGDGMIEQLEVSANLTLCVAYAQTRYKQHDVMLCAFTDVSARAEIERNLIQAKTAAHEANEAKSLFLATMSHEIRTPLYGAIGTLELLSLTNLNSQQRQYVERIEIASQSLMQLISDILDVSKIEAGQLQLNNVEFDPRELVQHCTSTYSAMAHNKGLLLFSVISIEVPSLVRGDQARIKQILNNLISNAIKFTESGYVIVRLHLVNNIKSSSCLLFEVIDSGIGIDQALHKNLFTPFYLIHPNNYLVSGAGLGLSICNRLAELMGTKIQLISESGLGSKFYLEIDLETISDDGQGSEQPNLIGSNIFVRTPHPQLTDNIISWLQFWGACATSVLEQLRGKDEEQILLDIQSEPQNPIVDWKGHQLVIPLYTKTEIADGIDPHNIKSIGFGIQQILHGEKLTTVASSIVMLPQFNLRVLVAEDNPLNQITLQGQLERLGCEVSLASDGEEALALWDISSYDIVFTDVNMPYLDGYGLARKLRSEGVKIPIIGLTANAMQDEEKRCLDAGMNAWLVKPIELKVLAKVLHKQTLSNTPLNESLHNLNLQQQLLEPSVLIKHRSLFIKTMEDDLLHLEQGINAKNTNAINSMLHRMRGALVLANKHELASAIETLEQHIATYGLDENATLRIAAILSEIRQLLSHIAT, encoded by the coding sequence ATGCTAGAGACTCCTTTCGTTAAAGTTACCAGGGCATTTCGTAGACAGAATCTGTTACTTTTTGTCTTGCTAACTATCACATTGCTCTTACTTACCATGCTATTTTCAGGTATGGTCCGCATCGTTAGCCATGAGCAGACCCGCTTGGAATTAGACTTTTCCACACTGGTTAAATATTCAGCAGAGCAAGAACGATTTTTACAACAATTGCACAATCATAATGAACCTTTGCTAACGGTTTCCGGCACAGTAGAGGAAATGTTCAAGCCGGTTGAAGTGAATTCAGATCGGCAGGAGCGTTTTTTTACCAGTCAACGATCGCCTGAACATACAGAATTTTCGTGGTCGTGCTCTACAGATATTGATTGTTCTATGCTATTTACTGAAATGTATCTCTACGGTGGATATATTGCAGATTTTTATTCTGTATTTTGGGCACCTTCATTCTTTCCTGAACCAGAAACTTATTATGTTTCCGCCAGGAATGATTTTAATATTACCGTGCCAGCTTTTAACGTATCAGAAAAAAACATTCTATATGATATAGATAATTTCAATAAAGTGATCAACGCTGTTCATTCTTATTTGGGGAAAGTGGCTGTACCAGATTGTAAACACATTGAAAATGATAGCAGCCATGATGTAATTTGGTTCAAAGATATAACATTACCGCGCAAATTGATTGGTCTGATCTCATTAGGAGAGTTCACTCCGTCAGCAAATCAGCCGACAATACAACCAGAATGTATGTATGCAGTAACCATTTTAGATCCAGTAAATATTAATATATTAGAAAGAACTATTTACCCCACTATCCAGAGCCGTTTTTGGCTAGGTCGTCATAAAAACCTTTGGTTAGAACACAGCAAATATGGCACCCTGATAGGGGAAGGTTCTGTACCAAAATTTGATAGGCAAGGTTGGCATATTACTCCAGATGGGGTTGTCTTTAAAGTTGTCGATAACTCCGGAACTTGGACAGGTTACTATTTTATAAGTTATGTGGATATGCTTAAGGATAACCGCTGGTTGCCCCTAAGCCTGTTTTTGCTTTTCTTAGTCAGTCTGATTACGAGTTTAGGCTATACAAGATGGTATGAACGCCGGGTACTTAAGCCGGCTCACATTGCACAATCTAACCTATTAGAAAGTGAAGCATTTAATCGTACACTAATTCAAACCGCACCTGTGGCACTTTGTCTTGTATCGCGTCATTCAGGCAGATTGATCTTTGCTAATGACCAGGCTCTGGCATGGCTAGAGATAGAGAATGGACAACACTTTAGTGCGAATAGAAACTCAAAGAAAATTATTAGCAAGCTATTGTCAACACATGGCGATGGCATGATCGAACAACTCGAAGTCTCGGCCAATCTCACGCTCTGTGTTGCTTATGCGCAGACACGATACAAACAACATGATGTGATGTTATGTGCTTTTACCGATGTGAGTGCCCGCGCAGAAATCGAACGTAATCTTATACAGGCTAAAACAGCAGCACATGAAGCAAATGAGGCAAAGTCCCTATTTTTAGCCACAATGAGCCATGAGATACGGACTCCACTTTATGGTGCAATTGGTACTTTAGAATTATTGTCTTTAACAAACTTAAATTCACAACAGCGTCAATATGTGGAACGAATAGAGATCGCCTCACAATCTTTAATGCAATTGATCAGCGATATTCTCGATGTCAGTAAAATTGAAGCTGGCCAATTACAATTAAACAATGTGGAGTTTGATCCTCGTGAACTGGTTCAACACTGTACAAGCACCTACTCTGCCATGGCTCATAATAAAGGGTTACTCTTATTTTCAGTCATTTCAATTGAGGTCCCTTCACTTGTACGAGGAGATCAGGCAAGAATAAAACAGATTCTAAATAATCTTATCAGTAATGCTATTAAGTTTACCGAATCCGGTTATGTAATCGTACGCCTTCATCTAGTAAATAACATTAAATCAAGCAGTTGCCTTTTATTTGAAGTTATTGACAGTGGTATAGGTATTGACCAAGCACTGCATAAAAATTTGTTTACCCCATTTTACCTGATTCATCCTAATAATTATTTGGTTAGCGGTGCAGGGTTAGGGTTATCTATTTGTAATCGTCTTGCAGAACTGATGGGGACCAAAATTCAACTTATCAGCGAATCCGGGTTAGGCAGTAAATTTTATCTAGAAATCGATCTAGAAACGATCTCTGATGACGGTCAAGGATCAGAACAGCCAAACCTGATCGGCTCTAACATTTTTGTACGTACTCCTCATCCACAATTAACCGATAATATTATCAGTTGGTTACAATTTTGGGGGGCTTGCGCAACGTCTGTCCTTGAACAATTGCGGGGAAAAGATGAGGAACAGATTCTTTTAGACATACAGAGTGAACCACAAAACCCCATTGTTGACTGGAAAGGCCATCAACTGGTGATCCCTCTTTATACTAAAACCGAGATTGCTGACGGTATCGACCCACACAATATAAAAAGTATCGGTTTTGGTATTCAGCAGATACTCCATGGCGAAAAATTAACAACGGTTGCATCTTCTATAGTTATGTTGCCGCAGTTCAACCTACGGGTCCTGGTTGCGGAAGATAACCCATTGAATCAAATCACCCTGCAAGGACAGCTTGAACGGTTAGGTTGTGAAGTTTCCTTAGCAAGCGATGGTGAGGAAGCCTTAGCTTTATGGGATATATCTTCTTATGACATTGTATTTACTGATGTGAATATGCCTTACCTGGATGGATATGGTCTCGCGCGTAAGCTTCGCTCGGAGGGCGTTAAAATACCGATCATCGGATTAACTGCAAACGCGATGCAGGATGAAGAAAAACGCTGTCTTGACGCAGGCATGAATGCATGGCTAGTCAAACCCATTGAACTAAAAGTTCTGGCCAAGGTACTGCATAAGCAAACGCTATCAAATACGCCACTTAATGAATCTTTGCATAACCTGAATCTGCAGCAACAGCTATTAGAACCTAGTGTACTGATAAAACATCGCTCTCTATTTATAAAAACAATGGAAGATGATTTATTACATTTAGAGCAAGGGATTAACGCAAAAAATACTAATGCTATAAATAGCATGTTACATCGCATGCGGGGAGCCTTAGTACTGGCAAATAAACATGAACTGGCTTCTGCAATAGAAACGTTAGAACAACACATTGCTACTTATGGATTGGATGAAAATGCAACACTTCGGATAGCCGCTATACTATCAGAAATACGTCAATTATTAAGTCACATTGCCACTTAA